The Spirochaetota bacterium genome contains the following window.
TTATGCTAATTCTGTGCTCGGTTAGAATCGGGGCCAGTATATCCTCTTGATTCATTATATATTTTATTACAATATCTTTTTGAGTGCGTGAATAAGAAAAAGCTCCATATCCCTACTGCCATTGAAATTTTCTTCTGACAAACTTGCTTTCATTTTTTTAATGACACAAAATCTTTTATTTATTCCGGTATAGCATTTCAGAGTTCTGGCTAAAACTTTTTATATGCCTCTCCATAGGGTTAAATTCTAAAGAGCAAAATCCTTATTGTCGATCTTTGCTCTAAACTCAGCATCAAGTGTATACTTTAGATGCCTGTTCTTTACCAAAAAGTGGATTTTAATTTGTGCTTTTGCATGTTTTGGTTTCATAGGTTTATAGCGATACTACCCCTCTTGTTATTAGGAAATATTTTATATTTCACTTTTACAATAATTTTATAATGCTTACGCATTGCTACGGTATTGTATATAAAAATATTTATTTTCAAGCTTTTTTTACTACCTAACAGCATATATTCATTTTGCATTTTTTACCAAATATGATAACCGTTATTTACTCTTGGATTATTGTAATGCAGTTGATAATAGCAATATGGATTTTTATCAATAAAAATCATATTGACATATATGCAATGTCATTTTATAATGTGCAACAACTGGAGGGAGCCATGGAAAAGATAGAAAAGATACATGTTGGCTTTATTGGTTTGGGGCGTATAGCCGATCTGCATTTTTTAGGGTATAAAAACAACAAATATGCAAAACTATATGCTGTATGTGATATCAACCAGAAGCTGGTTGAGCAAAGAGCCAAGCAGTGGCACGCAACTGCTGCATACACTGATTATAATGATCTGCTGAACGACCCCCACATTGATGCTGTTGAAATTTTGACTCCTCACTTGCTTCATGAGCCAGTGGTTATAGCAGCAGCAAAAGCAGGAAAGCACATTGCCCTGCAAAAACCCATGACTGTTGATCTTGCAAGTGCTGATCGCATTCTTAACGCAACAAAAGGCACCGGCAAAGTTTTTAAAGTTACCGATAACTATACGTTTTATCCGCCCATTCGCCTTGCAAAAAAAATTATAGAAAATGGGGAGATAGGCGCTCCCATTGCAATCCGCATTAAATTTATTGGCGGTGGAAGCGGTGGCTGGTATGTGCCACCTGAGGCCTGGCAGTGGCGGCTGAAAGAAAACACTGAAAGCGGTGGAGTACGCGGCTTTGATACGTTTGATCATGGGCATCACCTGTGGACAACTGCCTGGTATTTATGCGGAAGTGTAGAACGCGTGGCTGGCTGGATTGATTCCATTGATGGCATTATTGATGCTCCTTCTGTGATGATATGGAAGCATAATAATGGCGTGTATGGCTCAATTGAATTTGTGCATATGCCTGCACTTAAAATTCCTTCAAAGTATTATGCCAATGATGAATGGATAGAGGTAAGCGGAACACAGGGTATAATCATTATACACCGGTGTACTGGGAATATTAATAAAGGGCCTGCCGTGAGCGTGTTTACCAGTAAAGGCTGGAAGCATTATAATGAAAAGAGCGACTGGGCATTGGGATTTATTGGTGCAACTCATAACTTTATTGAATCAATATTGGGCAAAGCTCAACCAATGCTCTCAGGTCAAGATGCGCGTGATGTTTTGCGCTTTTCATTAGCAATACAAAAATCGGCTAAAGTGCGCAGGGAAGTCTATACAGAAGAGCTTGATGCACCATTCCCTGCATTGTATTATTATTTCAGGCATCGCAAAGACATCGCAGCAGCAAAACCAAAGAAAAGTTT
Protein-coding sequences here:
- a CDS encoding Gfo/Idh/MocA family oxidoreductase; the protein is MEKIEKIHVGFIGLGRIADLHFLGYKNNKYAKLYAVCDINQKLVEQRAKQWHATAAYTDYNDLLNDPHIDAVEILTPHLLHEPVVIAAAKAGKHIALQKPMTVDLASADRILNATKGTGKVFKVTDNYTFYPPIRLAKKIIENGEIGAPIAIRIKFIGGGSGGWYVPPEAWQWRLKENTESGGVRGFDTFDHGHHLWTTAWYLCGSVERVAGWIDSIDGIIDAPSVMIWKHNNGVYGSIEFVHMPALKIPSKYYANDEWIEVSGTQGIIIIHRCTGNINKGPAVSVFTSKGWKHYNEKSDWALGFIGATHNFIESILGKAQPMLSGQDARDVLRFSLAIQKSAKVRREVYTEELDAPFPALYYYFRHRKDIAAAKPKKSLLERIGLSGNTSQYAPQAKELTDEFLKRYNPDAVKQWTVTIALNIEPDGEAQGFCYGIMINNSVLTVKEGVLPQKWDMKITVPAGLWAAILLKKKRIEMAYLQGRIKIEGKSEEALKLRAAFGI